A section of the Virgibacillus sp. NKC19-3 genome encodes:
- the selD gene encoding selenide, water dikinase SelD, with amino-acid sequence MKDQIKLTSLSTKAGUGCKIGPQDLAQVLRYLPTKNDDPNLLVGVEHSDDGSVYKLTDDIALIQSLDFFTPIVDDPYRFGEIAAANALSDIYAMGGSPKTALNIVAYPINNLDPQILAEILQGSGDKVREAGANMVGGHSIDDREPKFGLSVTGVGHPANIFKNIGAQPGDALVLTKPIGVGIQTTAIKRDLLTKEKVDRVSHVMATLNKYAAESLKNYHPNAVTDITGFGLLGHAFEMANGSDVSFVIRNEDVPLLPGTKELVEENIVPGGSKANHQWLEDAVSYGENIRKSEQLILCDAVTSGGLLISLPKQEVESFMDDFNRNHSIQAAVIGEVTEKMDKVIYVK; translated from the coding sequence ATGAAAGATCAAATTAAGCTAACCTCGTTATCTACAAAAGCTGGTTGAGGATGTAAAATTGGTCCACAAGACCTAGCGCAAGTTTTGCGTTATTTACCAACGAAAAACGATGACCCGAACTTACTTGTCGGAGTCGAACACTCAGATGACGGTAGCGTGTATAAGCTAACAGATGACATCGCACTGATTCAGTCGCTTGATTTTTTCACTCCGATTGTGGATGACCCTTACAGGTTTGGTGAAATTGCTGCCGCAAATGCGTTAAGTGACATTTATGCCATGGGAGGCTCACCTAAAACGGCATTAAATATTGTTGCTTATCCGATCAATAACCTTGATCCACAAATTCTAGCAGAGATCTTACAAGGTTCTGGTGATAAGGTGAGGGAAGCGGGAGCAAATATGGTTGGTGGACACTCCATTGATGATCGTGAACCTAAATTCGGCCTATCTGTCACAGGAGTTGGCCATCCAGCTAACATTTTTAAAAATATCGGTGCACAACCCGGAGATGCTCTTGTATTGACGAAACCTATTGGAGTTGGAATTCAAACAACTGCAATTAAACGGGATCTTTTAACAAAAGAAAAAGTGGATCGGGTATCTCATGTTATGGCTACATTGAATAAGTATGCTGCGGAAAGCTTAAAAAACTATCATCCAAATGCTGTCACAGATATTACTGGATTCGGATTACTTGGGCACGCTTTCGAAATGGCAAATGGAAGTGATGTCAGCTTTGTTATTAGAAATGAAGATGTCCCACTTTTGCCTGGCACGAAGGAACTTGTTGAGGAAAATATAGTCCCGGGCGGATCAAAAGCAAACCACCAATGGTTAGAAGACGCTGTAAGCTATGGGGAGAATATCCGGAAATCCGAGCAACTTATTTTATGTGATGCCGTGACATCTGGCGGGTTATTAATTAGCTTGCCGAAGCAGGAAGTCGAATCATTTATGGATGATTTTAATAGGAATCATTCCATTCAGGCTGCCGTTATTGGCGAGGTAACAGAAAAGATGGATAAAGTAATTTATGTCAAATAA
- a CDS encoding molybdopterin-containing oxidoreductase family protein: MDSHEIDGVLHKKIKRRAFLKATGGAIGGATLATGGGLAIKYKRNTSAKVVAEGVKEYKTFRSTCSMECLHCNLTAFVKDGKLLKVEASEDFNVKGCLRGISRSQWVNHKERLKMPMLRTGEKGSGEFKEISWDEALDLIEENINKTIREIGNKGILLESASGNMDSIANSMAEALFSHLGGATTPEGSLCCSAVTAAMNPIVGDRYIDTRDTIRESKYIICWGNNPVVTMQAYFKEYEEAIKNGARMIVIDPRFSETAAKADEWVPIMPSTDTSLALGMLNIIIQEDLIDRQFLLNHTGVPYLVDKNDKLVREDPEDPDSYVVFDMKQMSLVRHDETNIEPALSANEADIPNEYRTVFDLIKDEAEMWTTEKTSEETEVPEETIIRLAREYAINKPAMIIQNMSGAQRTEYGTYVAASQFYLALITGNIGKAGAGVCDAGGATQFISSNPPVEPAEVKNEVESIPIAKLGEAIVNSDPTEIGFWYIMTTSPMTQLPNTNMVKKALEKVPFVVVADSLMTSTAIYADLILPVTTVFEYTSLMAGTRSHYVQLKEKAVDPPGQAKPDYWILTEIAKRFGVSKWFDKPIEEHIKACLKETEITIEQLKEGPVKPISKPSIPFENGQFKTSTGKAHLFVEEWAEKDYSPIVKYYRANECLKDEDNELLKKYPLMAIQRKTPRSIHSSFGSLEWPQEVHGDKPEVQIHPNDAEVRTIKDGDLIKVFNDRGSHKANAVVTKFIKEGAITLQNGWWEQQGGSTSYLTNDAVEPLGNGTAINNTLVEITKEV, from the coding sequence ATGGATTCTCATGAAATAGATGGTGTACTGCATAAGAAAATAAAAAGACGTGCTTTCTTAAAAGCAACAGGAGGAGCTATTGGTGGCGCGACACTTGCGACTGGTGGAGGTTTAGCAATTAAATACAAAAGGAACACCTCTGCCAAAGTGGTCGCGGAAGGAGTTAAAGAATACAAGACATTCCGTTCTACTTGTTCAATGGAATGTCTACATTGTAACCTGACTGCTTTTGTGAAAGATGGTAAATTGCTTAAGGTTGAAGCAAGCGAAGATTTTAATGTAAAAGGATGTCTTCGAGGCATAAGTCGATCTCAATGGGTTAACCACAAGGAACGATTAAAAATGCCTATGTTACGAACGGGAGAAAAAGGTTCAGGAGAATTTAAAGAAATATCGTGGGATGAAGCTTTGGACTTAATTGAAGAAAATATTAATAAAACAATAAGGGAAATCGGTAATAAAGGTATATTATTAGAAAGTGCATCAGGAAATATGGACTCTATTGCAAATAGTATGGCAGAAGCTCTTTTTAGTCATTTAGGTGGGGCTACAACTCCTGAAGGATCACTTTGTTGTTCAGCAGTAACAGCTGCAATGAATCCAATAGTAGGTGATCGCTACATTGATACACGTGACACAATCCGTGAGAGTAAGTATATCATTTGTTGGGGGAACAATCCTGTTGTAACAATGCAAGCCTATTTTAAAGAGTATGAAGAAGCAATAAAAAATGGGGCAAGAATGATAGTAATTGATCCACGTTTTAGTGAAACAGCCGCCAAAGCGGATGAATGGGTACCAATCATGCCAAGTACAGATACATCACTTGCGTTAGGCATGTTAAATATTATTATTCAAGAAGATTTAATAGACCGGCAATTTTTATTGAATCATACTGGTGTACCTTATTTAGTTGATAAGAATGATAAGCTTGTCCGTGAAGACCCTGAAGACCCGGATTCGTACGTTGTCTTTGATATGAAACAAATGTCACTAGTTCGCCATGATGAAACGAATATTGAACCAGCGTTAAGTGCAAATGAAGCTGATATTCCAAATGAATATAGAACTGTATTTGATTTAATAAAAGACGAAGCAGAAATGTGGACAACAGAGAAAACATCAGAAGAAACGGAGGTTCCAGAGGAAACAATCATTCGTTTGGCACGAGAATATGCTATAAATAAGCCCGCAATGATTATTCAAAATATGTCTGGTGCTCAAAGAACAGAATACGGTACTTACGTAGCAGCAAGTCAATTTTATCTAGCATTAATTACAGGAAATATTGGTAAAGCTGGAGCTGGGGTATGCGACGCAGGAGGCGCTACTCAGTTTATATCAAGCAATCCACCTGTTGAACCTGCTGAAGTAAAAAATGAGGTTGAAAGCATTCCAATTGCCAAATTGGGGGAAGCAATAGTTAATAGTGATCCAACGGAAATCGGATTTTGGTATATTATGACTACTAGTCCAATGACACAATTGCCGAATACAAACATGGTTAAAAAGGCATTGGAAAAGGTTCCTTTTGTAGTTGTTGCAGATAGTCTAATGACTTCAACAGCAATATATGCGGATCTAATATTACCTGTAACAACTGTATTTGAATATACAAGTTTAATGGCAGGTACTAGAAGTCATTATGTTCAACTGAAGGAAAAAGCTGTAGATCCACCAGGACAAGCAAAACCGGATTATTGGATTTTAACCGAAATTGCAAAACGGTTTGGAGTCAGTAAATGGTTTGATAAACCAATAGAAGAACATATAAAGGCATGTTTAAAGGAAACAGAAATAACCATTGAACAATTAAAGGAAGGTCCGGTAAAACCAATTTCAAAACCTTCTATTCCTTTTGAAAACGGTCAATTTAAAACTTCAACTGGTAAGGCCCACCTTTTTGTTGAGGAATGGGCAGAAAAAGACTATAGTCCAATCGTCAAATATTATCGTGCAAATGAATGCTTAAAAGATGAAGATAATGAACTTCTAAAAAAATACCCATTAATGGCCATACAACGAAAAACACCTCGTTCCATTCACTCTTCGTTTGGTAGTCTTGAATGGCCACAGGAGGTACATGGTGATAAACCGGAAGTTCAAATCCATCCGAACGATGCTGAAGTAAGAACTATTAAGGATGGGGATCTTATCAAGGTCTTTAATGACCGTGGGTCTCATAAGGCAAATGCAGTTGTGACGAAGTTTATTAAAGAGGGAGCGATCACTCTTCAAAACGGATGGTGGGAACAACAAGGTGGTAGTACAAGTTATCTCACTAATGATGCTGTTGAGCCGTTAGGAAATGGAACAGCTATAAACAATACACTAGTGGAAATTACAAAGGAGGTGTAA
- a CDS encoding 4Fe-4S dicluster domain-containing protein, with product MVKQFGFAINMQDCYGCKTCAVACKSENGTPKGVNWRTVREFTTEDNPSQSFLPMSCNHCDEPACMEVCPVSAYTKRDDGIVIQDHDKCIGCRSCVMACPYAAPQYDPVEKKVSKCDMCYERVDEGLMPRCVEACPADVIKFGEINELRAAFGDDIEVVERMYDMPSHKITQPNIVIIAPN from the coding sequence ATGGTAAAACAATTCGGCTTCGCAATTAATATGCAAGATTGTTATGGATGCAAGACATGTGCTGTTGCATGTAAATCAGAAAATGGCACTCCTAAGGGGGTGAATTGGAGAACAGTAAGGGAGTTTACAACAGAAGATAATCCTTCACAAAGCTTTCTCCCTATGTCATGTAATCATTGTGATGAACCTGCGTGTATGGAGGTGTGTCCTGTATCTGCTTATACAAAAAGAGATGATGGCATCGTTATTCAAGATCATGATAAATGTATCGGTTGTCGTTCCTGTGTTATGGCCTGTCCTTACGCTGCACCTCAATATGATCCAGTTGAGAAAAAGGTAAGCAAATGTGATATGTGTTACGAACGAGTCGATGAAGGTCTGATGCCTCGATGTGTAGAAGCTTGTCCGGCTGACGTTATAAAATTCGGTGAAATAAACGAGTTACGTGCTGCTTTTGGTGATGATATAGAGGTAGTGGAAAGAATGTACGACATGCCAAGTCATAAAATAACGCAGCCAAATATAGTTATTATTGCTCCAAATTAA
- a CDS encoding dimethyl sulfoxide reductase anchor subunit family protein, giving the protein MAEYEIPLVIFTVLSQWAVGIIIAIVLLEWLKPKYMNTVGKQVLKSSVYLALSLSVVAALASMLHLNNPLKGPTSLLGLGHSWLSREIVAVILFNACLLGLTYLWWKKTDQDKLRRNIGTITALLGVILVISSAIVYFSIQLHPTWNNWTTFASFLLTGLLLGALTVALFVFKGKQEDLDIGVKKLLSVYLSIIIVALFITVGNSAMISNGASESQIATTISYTSILFWIRIIGSMLLPATLVIYMIVSKKSAATKFILAATTFALIGELSGRAVFYYSVMSQYPWF; this is encoded by the coding sequence ATGGCTGAGTATGAAATTCCTTTGGTAATCTTCACTGTGTTGAGTCAATGGGCAGTAGGGATTATTATTGCTATTGTTCTACTGGAATGGTTGAAACCTAAATATATGAATACAGTTGGAAAACAGGTATTGAAATCATCAGTTTATCTGGCGCTTAGCCTTTCTGTTGTGGCAGCCTTAGCTTCAATGCTACATTTAAATAATCCTTTGAAAGGTCCTACAAGTTTATTGGGACTTGGACATTCGTGGCTCAGTAGGGAAATAGTTGCTGTGATATTGTTCAATGCTTGTTTACTAGGACTAACATATTTATGGTGGAAGAAAACAGATCAAGACAAATTACGGAGAAACATTGGGACAATAACCGCTTTGCTTGGAGTTATTTTAGTCATTAGTTCGGCAATTGTCTACTTTTCAATTCAACTGCACCCGACATGGAACAACTGGACAACATTTGCTAGCTTTTTGTTAACAGGCTTACTCCTTGGTGCATTAACAGTTGCATTATTTGTGTTTAAAGGAAAACAGGAAGATCTGGATATAGGTGTTAAGAAGCTCTTAAGTGTTTATTTGTCTATCATTATAGTTGCCTTATTTATTACAGTTGGAAATTCTGCAATGATTTCAAATGGTGCTTCTGAAAGTCAAATAGCCACAACTATTTCATACACATCCATTCTTTTTTGGATTCGCATAATCGGGAGTATGCTCCTACCTGCAACCCTAGTTATTTACATGATAGTGAGTAAGAAGTCAGCGGCAACAAAATTTATATTGGCTGCTACAACATTTGCTTTAATTGGTGAGTTATCAGGCCGGGCCGTATTTTATTATTCAGTAATGAGTCAGTATCCTTGGTTTTAA
- the pflB gene encoding formate C-acetyltransferase, which translates to MTVFAQKVEFKGGKWESEIDVPDFIRKNYSPYDGDESFLANPTEATLDLWDHVMDLTKKERENGGILDMDTKTVSTITSHGAGYLDTSKERIVGVQTDEPFKRSLQPFGGIRMAVDSAKSYGYEIDKEIQHIFTEYRKTHNQGVFDAYTPEMRAARKAGIITGLPDAYGRGRIIGDYRRVALYGVDRLIEDKKEQLISTGANGMMSEDVIRDREEITEQIRALGELKQLGETYGFDISGPAESSHQAFQWLYFGYLAAIKEQNGAAMSLGRVSTFLDIYIERDIQNGVLTEEEAQELVDHFVMKLRLVKFSRTPDYNELFSGDPTWVTEAIGGIANDGKSLVTKNSFRFLHTLDNLGPAPEPNLTVLWSEKLPNKFKKYCANMSIKTSSIQYENDDIMRDIYGDDYGIACCVSAMEIGKQMQFFGARANLAKALLYAINGGVDEKSFVQVASRYAPVTSDYLNYDEVMGKFDTMMEWLAGLYVNTLNVIHYMHDKYSYERIEMALHDKEVLRTMACGIAGLSVAADSLSAIKYANVKAIRNEQGYVVDYEVEGDFPKYGNNDERADDIAVHLVKTFMDKIKHYKTYRDAVPTQSVLTITSNVVYGKKTGNTPDGRKAGEAFAPGANPMHGRDKKGALASLSSVAKLPYDYSLDGISNTFSIVPKALGKDEETRKSNLVAMLDGYTLKGGHHLNINVFERETLLDAMDHPEEYPQLTIRVSGYAVNFVKLTREQQIEVINRTFHENQ; encoded by the coding sequence ATGACTGTATTTGCTCAAAAGGTGGAGTTTAAAGGCGGGAAATGGGAATCAGAGATTGATGTGCCTGATTTTATTAGGAAAAACTACAGCCCGTATGATGGGGATGAAAGCTTTTTAGCGAACCCAACGGAGGCTACGCTTGATTTATGGGATCATGTGATGGATTTAACAAAAAAGGAAAGAGAAAATGGTGGTATCCTGGATATGGATACGAAAACAGTTTCGACTATCACTTCCCATGGAGCAGGATATTTAGACACATCAAAAGAAAGAATTGTTGGTGTTCAAACAGATGAACCATTTAAACGTTCTTTGCAACCATTTGGCGGTATTCGCATGGCGGTTGATTCCGCAAAGTCCTATGGGTATGAAATTGACAAAGAAATACAGCATATTTTCACCGAATATCGTAAAACACACAATCAAGGTGTTTTCGATGCCTATACACCTGAAATGAGAGCTGCAAGAAAGGCAGGCATTATTACTGGATTACCTGATGCTTATGGTCGTGGTCGTATTATCGGGGACTATCGACGTGTTGCTTTGTATGGGGTAGATAGACTGATTGAAGACAAAAAGGAACAATTGATATCCACTGGTGCGAACGGCATGATGTCGGAGGATGTCATTCGTGACCGCGAGGAAATTACAGAGCAAATTCGAGCTTTAGGTGAACTAAAACAATTAGGCGAAACATACGGATTTGACATTTCAGGTCCTGCCGAAAGCTCTCACCAAGCTTTTCAATGGCTGTATTTCGGTTATCTGGCTGCTATTAAAGAACAAAATGGTGCAGCAATGAGCTTAGGTAGAGTTTCCACATTTTTAGATATCTATATTGAGCGTGATATCCAAAATGGTGTATTAACCGAAGAGGAAGCGCAAGAATTAGTTGATCACTTTGTAATGAAATTGAGATTAGTTAAATTTTCAAGAACTCCGGATTACAATGAATTATTCAGTGGTGATCCAACGTGGGTTACAGAAGCTATTGGCGGGATTGCCAATGATGGGAAATCACTTGTTACGAAAAACTCATTTCGATTTTTGCACACGCTGGATAATTTAGGACCTGCACCAGAACCAAACTTAACCGTACTGTGGTCAGAAAAATTACCAAATAAATTTAAAAAGTACTGCGCTAACATGTCTATCAAAACAAGCTCCATTCAATATGAAAATGATGATATTATGCGTGACATTTACGGGGATGACTATGGAATTGCTTGCTGCGTATCTGCCATGGAAATCGGGAAACAAATGCAGTTCTTTGGTGCAAGAGCAAATCTCGCAAAAGCACTGCTATACGCTATCAATGGTGGCGTGGATGAAAAATCATTTGTTCAAGTTGCCTCACGTTACGCTCCTGTTACTTCGGATTATTTAAATTATGATGAGGTTATGGGAAAATTCGATACGATGATGGAATGGCTAGCAGGGTTATACGTGAACACATTAAATGTCATTCACTATATGCATGACAAATATAGTTACGAACGTATTGAAATGGCATTACATGATAAAGAAGTATTACGTACGATGGCTTGTGGTATTGCCGGCCTTTCTGTTGCAGCGGATTCTTTAAGCGCCATTAAATATGCAAACGTAAAAGCCATTCGAAACGAACAGGGATACGTAGTTGATTATGAAGTAGAAGGGGATTTCCCTAAGTATGGAAACAATGATGAGCGTGCCGATGATATTGCAGTGCATCTTGTAAAAACGTTCATGGATAAAATCAAACATTATAAAACGTACAGAGACGCTGTGCCAACACAATCTGTCCTAACAATCACTTCTAATGTTGTCTATGGAAAGAAAACGGGTAATACACCTGATGGTAGAAAGGCCGGTGAAGCATTTGCACCTGGAGCAAATCCGATGCATGGACGCGATAAAAAAGGAGCTCTGGCATCCTTAAGTTCTGTTGCTAAATTACCTTATGACTATTCACTGGATGGAATCAGCAACACCTTCTCCATCGTTCCAAAAGCATTAGGGAAAGATGAAGAAACAAGAAAATCGAATCTTGTGGCCATGCTTGACGGCTATACGTTAAAAGGTGGTCATCACTTAAATATCAACGTATTTGAACGGGAAACATTACTGGATGCTATGGATCATCCGGAAGAATATCCGCAATTAACCATTCGTGTATCCGGATATGCGGTTAACTTTGTTAAATTAACAAGAGAGCAACAAATTGAAGTGATTAACCGTACATTCCATGAGAATCAATAA
- the pflA gene encoding pyruvate formate-lyase-activating protein: MKGRIHSVETCGTVDGPGLRYIIFTQGCPMRCQFCHNPDTWKMGDGNIITVDELMEDIITYLPFFQASGGGVTVSGGEPLLQTKFVTALFKELKKHDIHTAIDTSGSTFTKSAAYLETLDELLDLTDLILLDLKQINPEKHQALTGLSNERILAFATYLKERNTPVWIRHVLVPERNDFDKDLHDLADFIDTLTNVEKIEVLPYHKLGVYKWETLGLDYQLEGIEPPTTARVRNAERILNKGMKATLQHV, translated from the coding sequence ATGAAAGGACGAATTCATTCCGTAGAAACATGTGGGACAGTGGATGGTCCAGGGCTTCGCTATATTATTTTCACACAGGGCTGTCCAATGCGATGTCAATTTTGCCATAATCCCGATACATGGAAAATGGGTGATGGTAACATTATAACTGTAGATGAGTTAATGGAAGACATTATCACTTACCTCCCCTTTTTCCAAGCATCCGGTGGAGGAGTTACTGTTAGTGGGGGAGAGCCATTATTGCAAACGAAATTTGTCACTGCTTTATTTAAAGAACTAAAAAAACATGATATCCATACAGCTATTGATACATCCGGTAGCACGTTCACGAAGTCAGCCGCCTATTTAGAAACATTGGATGAATTGTTGGATCTTACGGATCTTATCTTATTAGACCTGAAACAAATAAATCCAGAAAAACATCAAGCATTAACGGGCTTATCCAATGAGCGTATTCTGGCATTTGCCACCTATTTAAAAGAGAGAAATACACCCGTATGGATTCGTCATGTATTAGTACCGGAGCGAAATGATTTTGACAAGGACTTGCATGATCTAGCCGATTTTATTGATACGTTAACAAATGTTGAAAAGATAGAAGTGCTTCCATACCATAAACTCGGCGTTTACAAGTGGGAAACATTGGGCCTTGATTATCAACTGGAAGGAATAGAGCCACCGACTACAGCGCGTGTGAGAAATGCAGAGCGCATATTAAATAAAGGAATGAAAGCAACGCTTCAACATGTTTGA
- a CDS encoding YwiC-like family protein: MKLFLPKQHGAWAMLIIPFWLGVVASGFLWQHIPFFFGWMLLYLATYPTLLLFKKKKIPYYTKWALIYFIPALILLLIPLWIRPSIIYFGLAMIPLFVMNAYYSSKKNDRALLNDISAIFSFSIVGLASGYLATGEINSATLIIFIASVLFFIGTTFHVKTIIRERKNIMYKRISWTYHILVPVLWAALGYWVISLAFLPALIRALYYYGKPLKMKKSGIIEVVNAALFFIMMIIAII; this comes from the coding sequence ATGAAATTATTCTTGCCAAAACAACATGGAGCATGGGCAATGTTAATCATTCCATTTTGGCTTGGGGTAGTGGCGTCCGGCTTTTTATGGCAGCATATCCCTTTCTTTTTCGGTTGGATGTTATTGTATTTAGCAACATATCCAACATTACTTCTTTTTAAAAAGAAAAAAATTCCCTATTATACAAAATGGGCACTCATTTACTTTATACCAGCTCTTATATTACTACTTATTCCTTTATGGATAAGGCCTTCCATTATTTATTTTGGACTGGCTATGATTCCTCTGTTTGTTATGAACGCTTATTATTCAAGTAAAAAGAACGATCGTGCATTACTTAATGATATAAGTGCCATTTTCTCATTTAGTATTGTAGGATTGGCAAGTGGTTATTTAGCAACTGGAGAAATAAATAGTGCAACACTCATTATTTTCATTGCCTCTGTCTTATTTTTCATAGGAACTACCTTTCATGTGAAAACAATCATCAGAGAGCGAAAAAACATTATGTATAAACGTATTTCCTGGACCTATCATATACTGGTTCCCGTTTTATGGGCAGCCCTTGGTTATTGGGTTATTTCGCTTGCCTTTCTACCGGCCTTGATAAGAGCACTTTATTATTACGGTAAGCCTTTGAAAATGAAAAAAAGCGGTATTATCGAAGTTGTGAATGCAGCATTATTCTTTATTATGATGATAATTGCCATTATATAA
- the nrfD gene encoding NrfD/PsrC family molybdoenzyme membrane anchor subunit: protein MTNKAKFNLSMGVLGTLTLLGFGALIYQLTNGLGVTGMNNVVSWGLYIIMFMFFIGLSAGGLIVSSSATVFNIPSFKVVAKPATILSTVCVILATIFIMVDLGGPFRMFNLILHGQFQSPLMWDVVVISLYLAINIAYLYFMTRKNTNKKWLKTTSYIALPIAILVHSVTAWIFGLQIARAGWHSAIMAPLFVASALDSGLALLLIVLILLKKFKVFHVENSLITTLAGLLFIFVAVDAYFVFSEILTMFYPQEESTMLILNEMMMGSMAPFFWGEVILGIIIPLSILLLKKNRQKISLVVFSSALIVIGVLCKRIWLVISSFIFPNVSGSPGVTTGQYIPSDDPAVFNSSWTTVGQYTPSLIELTIVVGMVAFGILMFIALSRIIIGKSDQSKLDNCKPMQEHPQ, encoded by the coding sequence ATGACGAACAAGGCTAAATTTAACCTTTCCATGGGCGTCTTGGGTACCTTAACACTCCTAGGATTTGGAGCCCTGATCTATCAACTCACTAATGGACTTGGCGTAACAGGAATGAATAATGTCGTTTCCTGGGGATTATACATTATCATGTTTATGTTTTTTATTGGCTTATCAGCTGGAGGATTGATCGTATCCTCCTCCGCTACAGTATTTAATATCCCATCTTTTAAAGTAGTAGCTAAACCTGCTACAATACTTTCGACTGTTTGTGTTATTCTGGCAACTATCTTTATCATGGTAGATTTAGGTGGACCATTCCGGATGTTTAACCTTATTCTACACGGACAATTTCAATCACCATTGATGTGGGATGTCGTTGTAATCTCACTTTATTTAGCAATAAATATTGCTTATTTATATTTCATGACGAGAAAGAATACGAATAAAAAATGGTTGAAAACAACGTCCTATATAGCACTCCCGATAGCAATTCTTGTTCACTCTGTCACGGCATGGATTTTCGGTTTGCAAATTGCTCGAGCAGGCTGGCACAGTGCTATTATGGCTCCATTATTTGTAGCCTCGGCTTTAGATTCTGGACTTGCTTTACTACTTATTGTGCTTATTCTTTTAAAGAAATTTAAAGTATTTCATGTGGAAAACTCATTAATTACAACATTGGCTGGTCTACTCTTCATTTTTGTTGCTGTAGATGCTTACTTCGTCTTTTCAGAAATACTGACGATGTTTTATCCACAAGAGGAATCTACAATGCTAATACTAAATGAAATGATGATGGGATCGATGGCACCGTTTTTTTGGGGTGAAGTAATATTAGGGATCATCATTCCTCTTTCTATTTTATTATTGAAGAAAAATCGCCAGAAGATCAGTTTAGTAGTGTTTTCATCTGCATTAATTGTCATTGGTGTTTTGTGTAAAAGGATCTGGCTAGTAATATCTTCATTCATATTTCCGAATGTTTCAGGTTCACCGGGGGTGACTACCGGACAATATATACCAAGCGACGATCCGGCTGTTTTCAATAGTAGTTGGACAACAGTTGGGCAATATACACCTAGTTTAATAGAATTAACGATTGTAGTCGGCATGGTTGCCTTTGGTATTCTAATGTTTATTGCATTATCCCGGATAATAATTGGAAAATCGGATCAAAGTAAATTGGATAACTGCAAACCAATGCAGGAACACCCGCAATAG
- a CDS encoding 4Fe-4S dicluster domain-containing protein, whose amino-acid sequence MTRMGMAIDLNRCIGCQTCALACKMQNNVPMGMLWNRVLTESEEGVDGVEGIYPNVSKEYVPVSCQHCENAPCVKVCPVGATYKDDNGRVLIDYDRCIGCRYCMAACPYNVRVFKWEEAVQYPNFNYGDSRVPARNVGVVEKCSMCKELTDEGQDPRCVQCCPAEARIFGDLDDPDSEVSRYIHENNGESLLKEKGTKPQVYYIGLNGGK is encoded by the coding sequence ATGACTAGAATGGGAATGGCTATCGACTTAAATCGATGTATAGGGTGCCAAACTTGTGCGCTTGCATGTAAAATGCAAAACAATGTTCCTATGGGGATGCTCTGGAACAGAGTTCTAACAGAAAGTGAAGAGGGAGTAGACGGTGTGGAAGGGATTTATCCAAACGTATCTAAGGAATACGTTCCAGTCTCCTGCCAGCATTGTGAAAATGCACCATGTGTAAAAGTTTGTCCTGTTGGTGCAACATACAAAGATGATAACGGAAGAGTATTGATTGATTATGATCGCTGCATCGGTTGCCGTTATTGCATGGCTGCCTGCCCTTATAACGTTCGCGTATTTAAATGGGAAGAAGCAGTCCAATACCCAAACTTTAACTATGGGGACAGTCGAGTTCCAGCTCGTAATGTTGGAGTAGTAGAAAAATGCTCCATGTGTAAAGAGTTAACAGATGAAGGACAGGATCCAAGATGTGTTCAATGCTGCCCGGCTGAAGCGAGAATATTTGGCGATTTAGATGATCCGGATAGTGAAGTTTCCCGTTATATTCATGAAAATAATGGTGAATCGTTGCTAAAAGAAAAAGGCACCAAACCTCAAGTCTATTATATAGGCTTAAATGGAGGGAAATAA